A region of the Haematobia irritans isolate KBUSLIRL chromosome 5, ASM5000362v1, whole genome shotgun sequence genome:
ttatttctatagaaaattttgtcataattttaattctataaacaattttgtcaaaaatttaattctatagaaaattttgtcaaaattttatttttatagaaaattttctcaaaattttatttttatagaacattttgtcacaattttatttttatagaacattttgtcacaattttattgccattaaaaattttgtcaaaattttatttctatagaatattttgtcaattttttttttattgaaaattttttcaaatttttatttctatagaacattttgtcaaaattttatttctatagaaaattttgtcaaaattttattctataaaagattttgtcaaaattttatttctatgaaaattttgtcaaaattttatttttatagacaattttgtcaaaatttttttctattgaaaatattgtcaaaattttatttctatagaatattttgacataatttttttctattgaaaattttgtcaaaattttgtttctatagaaaatttttgcaaaattttatttctatagcaaattttgtcaaaattttatttccataaaaaattttgtcaaaattttatttttatagaaaattttgtcaaaattttatttctatagaaaatttttggcaaaattttatttctgtagaatattttgtcaagattttatttctaaagaaaattttgtcaagattttatttctaaagaaaattttgccaaaattttatttctatagaaaattttgtcaaaattttttttttatagaaaattttgccaaaactttatttctataaaaattttgtcaaaattttttttctatagaaattttggtcaaaattttatttctatagaaaactttgtcaaattttatttctagagaaaattttgtcaaaattttatttctatagaaattttggtcaaaattttatttctagagaaaattttgtcaaaattttatttccatagaacattttgtgaaatctttatttccatagaacattttgtaaaaattttatttctatagaaaattttgtaaaaatttcatttctatagaaaattttgtcaaatttttatttctatagaaaattttgtcaaatttttatttctagagaaaattttgtcaaaattttatttctaatgaaaattttgtcaaaatattatttctataaaaattttgtcaaaattttatttctaaagaaaattttgtcaaaaatttatttctaaaaaaattttgtcaaaattttatttatatagaaaattttgtcaaaaatttatttctaaaaaaaattttgtcaaaagtttattctataaaaatatttgtcaaaattttatttctaaagaaaattttgtcaaaattttatttctatagaaagctttgtcaaaatgttatttctatagaaaatgttgtcaaaattttatttctatagaacattttgtcaaaattttatttctatagaaaattttgtcaaaattttagttctatagaacattttgtcaaaattttatttctatagaacattttgtcaaaattttatttctaagaaaattttgtcaaaattttatttatttttatggaatttttgtcaacgttttacttttttataacaaattttgtcaaaattttatttctaaggagaattttaacaaaaaagttatttctatagaaaatattgtaaaaatttaattgattgctttttttttgaaatttaagtatctctatagatttttttaaaaatttttgtttctacagcaatttttgtcaaaattttatttctatagaaaatgttgccaaatttaattcattgaaacttttattgaaattgagggatctcttagttagagaggaatattttgaaaacataccaaacagtaaaaaaaattctaccacttttggtagaattctgccaactgtggCAAGCGTGGTAGGGACTCGTAGAAAgtataaaagtaaatttattttttatattataaaaataataaaattttttttcttgtatatTACAAAGGTACCACTTTCAGATATATACCATTTTTTGGAGCTGTTAGTAGGATTTTCTTATCTAGCTCAAGAGGAATTTCAGTTGTATTGCAGCATCCGAAACGATATTTTCTGAGTAAGGCAACCAAACCAACTTTGGTTTGCATTTTGCCAAATCTTAATCCGATACAATTACGAGGTCCATCACCAAATGGTAAATATGTCGAGGGATGACGTCGCTGACATTCACTGGGTGTGAAACGGGCAGGTCTAAATTCTTCAGGATTATCATAGTACTGGGGATCATGGTGTAGGGCATATACTGGGATTACAGTCATTATGCCCTTTTCAATCACATGTCGGGTATTGGGAACTTTATAGTCATTTTTCGTAATGCGTACCAAGTTGGCTAGCAGGGGATATTTGCGTAAGGTCTCTGCAAACAAAAAGGAGGAAGATAATTTTTACTAGATTGGaaatgtttgtattaaattcaaattattaaaataaaaacatttcataattctatataaatcattcataataataagttaatttatttcttatattttttgtttaaaaaaagtgTGCCACTTTTTGCGCTACCTTTTGTTACGGGTTATACTTTTTATGCTACTTtgttttgaaatttgcaacgctgATGCAGTTTTGAAGACATCAcagacaaaagaaaaataataaactaatttaattcttattttatttatttatttatttattttttttttgaaaaattgtgccactttttgtgccaccgaGTGATAATcagataatataaaattttaattgtatattcaACTCTTACCCGATACAACTTGCTCCAGATATTGCATTCCATGTATTCCTTCATAGGTCAGCTCCCCATGAGATTCCTTAAGTGTATTGGCAATTTCATTTCTCAATTGATCTTGAATATCTTGATGGCGAGCCAATTCGTATAAAGCAAAAGACATTGTTGTTGATGATGTCTCAAATCCAGCcaagaaaaatacaaaagttTGGGCAGCCATTTGCTCTAGCGTAAGACCATGAGATAAATCAATACCCTTTGTGGCTTTAGCCATATTCTCATCTTGAGCTTTCATTTCGATCAGTAAATCCATAAAATCATTACACTTCACATTGTTCTTGAGACGATAGTCAACCGTTTGCCTGATAACATTCATAAAGAATTCAGTTAAATCGTCGGGAAACAATTTCATATGAAGCGTTTTGGCCAATTTGCCATTGGTAATGGTGAACAATTGAATGAGACTGCCATGTCGAGGTCGTGTGAATATATCACGGcctttttgacgaaattctgcATTGGGATCTTTTAGGCTATTACACTCAATGCCAAAGGCACAATTTCCTATAACGTCGGTGGTAAAACGGGCACATAAATCTCTGATTTCCAAAACCTGATCTGAGGACTTTTGCAATTCTTCACCCATAGcttgggtaaaattttctcccactTTGACCACAGTGGGGAACATATATTTCATACGGGCCGATGTAAATACCGGGGTCAATTTCGTTCTCATGGCCCGCCATTGTTCTCCTTCAAGTGCTACTAAATGGCCCGTCAAGGGATCATCTTCCACATTGCTGAATCCTCCACGATcatggaaatttgaaaaatccttaaccaatatattcttgatcaagtcTAAATCCATAATTAGGGCCATTTTACGAATAAAAACATAGCCTCCTGCAAAGGGCACATGGTCCTTGAATTTATCATACAGACGTTGTATAATATCACGCATATGGAATTTAGATCCTGCTCCCTTGAAATTACCCAGCAAAGGTAATGGAGTTTCCTGTAGAATACCTCTTCGTGTCCAATAAGTATAGAGATTATAGAAATACGTCACCACTAAAACGATTGCCGCTAGTAGCAATGTTCCTAGTAAAGCTACCATTGTTATACGCGATCCGATATTGTTAACAAGTGAACTCAGACTGATTTTGGCAGTGAAGTTCTGTgggtgtttaaattttttttccaagcaG
Encoded here:
- the LOC142237899 gene encoding putative cytochrome P450 6a14, which translates into the protein MVALLGTLLLAAIVLVVTYFYNLYTYWTRRGILQETPLPLLGNFKGAGSKFHMRDIIQRLYDKFKDHVPFAGGYVFIRKMALIMDLDLIKNILVKDFSNFHDRGGFSNVEDDPLTGHLVALEGEQWRAMRTKLTPVFTSARMKYMFPTVVKVGENFTQAMGEELQKSSDQVLEIRDLCARFTTDVIGNCAFGIECNSLKDPNAEFRQKGRDIFTRPRHGSLIQLFTITNGKLAKTLHMKLFPDDLTEFFMNVIRQTVDYRLKNNVKCNDFMDLLIEMKAQDENMAKATKGIDLSHGLTLEQMAAQTFVFFLAGFETSSTTMSFALYELARHQDIQDQLRNEIANTLKESHGELTYEGIHGMQYLEQVVSETLRKYPLLANLVRITKNDYKVPNTRHVIEKGIMTVIPVYALHHDPQYYDNPEEFRPARFTPSECQRRHPSTYLPFGDGPRNCIGLRFGKMQTKVGLVALLRKYRFGCCNTTEIPLELDKKILLTAPKNGIYLKVVPL